A stretch of Pseudomonas sp. 7SR1 DNA encodes these proteins:
- the tcyN gene encoding L-cystine ABC transporter ATP-binding protein TcyN produces MIVVEKLTKQFKGQVVLNGIDLKIEEGEVVAIIGPSGSGKTTFLRCLNFLEEPSSGRIKVGDIEIDGSRPLNQQQGLVRRLRQQVGFVFQNFNLFPHRTALENVTEGPIVVKKVPRADAEALGRRLLAKVGLAGKEDAYPRRLSGGQQQRVAIARALAMEPQVILFDEPTSALDPELVGEVLATIRGLAEEKRTMVIVTHEMGFARDVANRVVFFDKGVIVEQGEAKALFAAPKEERTRQFLSKFLADGRIAQ; encoded by the coding sequence ATGATTGTCGTGGAAAAACTGACAAAGCAGTTCAAGGGTCAGGTGGTACTCAACGGCATCGACCTGAAGATCGAAGAAGGCGAGGTGGTTGCGATCATCGGCCCCAGCGGCTCCGGCAAGACGACCTTCCTGCGCTGCCTGAACTTCCTCGAGGAGCCCAGCAGTGGTCGGATCAAGGTCGGCGACATTGAAATCGACGGCAGCCGTCCATTGAACCAGCAACAGGGCCTGGTGCGGCGATTGCGCCAGCAGGTGGGCTTCGTGTTCCAGAACTTCAACCTGTTCCCGCATCGCACGGCCCTGGAGAACGTCACCGAGGGTCCGATTGTGGTCAAGAAGGTTCCTCGTGCCGACGCCGAAGCCCTGGGTCGCAGACTCCTGGCCAAGGTCGGCCTGGCCGGCAAGGAAGACGCTTATCCGCGCCGGCTCTCCGGTGGACAGCAGCAGCGAGTGGCCATTGCCCGGGCACTGGCGATGGAGCCGCAAGTGATTCTGTTCGACGAGCCGACCTCGGCCCTCGATCCGGAACTGGTGGGCGAAGTATTGGCGACCATTCGCGGCCTGGCCGAAGAAAAACGCACCATGGTCATCGTGACCCACGAAATGGGCTTCGCCCGGGACGTGGCGAACCGCGTGGTATTTTTCGACAAGGGCGTGATCGTGGAACAAGGCGAAGCCAAGGCCCTGTTCGCCGCTCCGAAGGAAGAACGGACGCGCCAGTTCCTGAGCAAGTTTCTTGCTGACGGGCGCATCGCCCAATAA
- a CDS encoding SfnB family sulfur acquisition oxidoreductase — translation MSDLAQAKVQSDLDVAPLLLPAQVLRNDAEAIKAAHDLAQVARQQAARRDQQRKLPWSEIEQFTRSGLGSISIPREYGGPQVSFVTLADVFAIISAADPALGQIPQNQFGVLQLILGTGTPRQKEILLQSVLEGWRIGNAGPERGTRNTLELKARITADGDGFVINGQKFYSTGALFAHWVAVKALDDEGRQVLAFVRRGTPGLRIVDDWSGFGQRTTASGTVLLNNVRVDAELVLDNWRINETPNIQGAISQLIQAAIDVGIARGAIDDAIAFVRERSRPWIDAKVERASDDPYVIADIGKLKIDLHAAEALLRKAGQVLDQVSAAPITAPLAARASIAVAEAKVLSTEIALQASEKLFELAGSRATLAEFNLDRHWRNARVHTLHDPVRWKYHAIGAYHLNGTLPARHSWI, via the coding sequence ATGTCTGACCTGGCGCAAGCAAAGGTCCAGAGCGATCTGGACGTCGCACCACTGCTGTTGCCTGCACAAGTGCTGCGCAACGATGCCGAGGCCATCAAGGCCGCCCATGATCTGGCCCAGGTCGCTCGCCAGCAGGCCGCGCGGCGCGATCAACAGCGCAAGCTGCCCTGGTCGGAAATCGAACAGTTCACCCGCAGCGGGCTGGGCAGTATTTCCATCCCCCGCGAGTATGGTGGCCCGCAAGTCTCCTTCGTCACCCTTGCCGACGTTTTCGCGATCATCTCTGCGGCTGACCCGGCCCTGGGACAGATTCCACAGAACCAGTTCGGTGTGCTCCAACTGATCCTCGGCACCGGCACGCCACGGCAAAAGGAAATCCTCCTGCAGAGCGTCCTCGAAGGCTGGCGCATTGGCAACGCCGGGCCGGAACGCGGTACGCGCAATACCCTGGAACTCAAGGCCCGGATTACCGCCGACGGCGATGGCTTTGTCATCAATGGCCAGAAGTTCTATTCCACCGGCGCGCTGTTTGCCCACTGGGTGGCGGTCAAGGCACTGGATGACGAAGGCCGGCAGGTATTGGCGTTCGTGCGGCGCGGCACACCCGGCCTGCGGATCGTCGACGACTGGTCGGGTTTCGGCCAGCGCACCACGGCCAGCGGGACCGTGCTGCTGAACAACGTACGGGTGGATGCCGAGTTGGTGCTCGATAACTGGCGCATCAACGAAACCCCGAACATACAAGGCGCGATCTCGCAGCTGATCCAGGCGGCCATTGACGTCGGCATCGCCCGTGGCGCCATCGACGATGCCATTGCATTCGTGCGTGAACGGTCGCGTCCCTGGATCGATGCCAAGGTCGAGCGGGCCAGCGACGATCCGTATGTCATCGCCGACATCGGCAAGTTGAAGATCGACCTGCACGCCGCCGAAGCCCTGCTGCGCAAGGCCGGCCAGGTCCTGGACCAGGTCAGCGCCGCGCCCATAACCGCGCCACTGGCCGCCCGCGCTTCGATCGCCGTGGCCGAAGCCAAGGTGCTGAGCACCGAAATCGCCCTGCAAGCCAGCGAAAAGCTGTTCGAGCTGGCCGGCAGCCGCGCCACCCTCGCCGAATTCAACCTCGATCGTCACTGGCGCAACGCGCGCGTCCACACCCTGCATGACCCGGTGCGCTGGAAATACCACGCGATAGGCGCCTACCACCTGAACGGCACATTGCCGGCCCGGCATTCCTGGATCTGA
- a CDS encoding SfnB family sulfur acquisition oxidoreductase — translation MTLSQHVAVITSDEQALIVASDLAEDFKRDSALRDRERRLPYPELEAFSRSGLWGISVPREYGGAGVSSVTLARVVALIARADGSLGQIPQNHFYAVEVLRVNGSEAQKRRLYAEVLAGQRFGNALAELGTRTAHDRTTQLRRDGGGYRINGRKFYATGAIYAQRIPTSVVDENGVQQLAFVPRDSKGLSVIDDWSGFGQRTTGSGSVVFEDVWVEAEDIVPFQSAFERPTPVGPLAQILHAAIDTGIARAAYEDALHFVRSKTRPWIDATSDIATEDPLTLKSFGQLGSRLHAAEALLERAGEFLDRAQADPHAETVAAASIAVAEARAISTEVSLAIGSTLFELAGSQATLVEHGLDRHWRNARVHTLHDPVRWKYHAVGNFYLNDEKPPLRGTI, via the coding sequence ATGACGCTTTCCCAACACGTCGCGGTGATCACCAGCGACGAACAAGCCCTGATCGTCGCCAGCGACCTGGCCGAAGATTTCAAGCGCGACAGCGCCTTGCGCGACCGCGAGCGCCGCCTGCCCTACCCTGAACTGGAGGCGTTTTCCCGCTCCGGCCTGTGGGGCATCAGCGTACCCCGGGAATATGGCGGCGCCGGTGTTTCCAGTGTCACGCTGGCCAGGGTGGTGGCCCTGATCGCACGGGCAGATGGCTCACTGGGGCAGATTCCGCAAAACCATTTCTACGCGGTGGAAGTCCTGCGGGTGAACGGCAGCGAAGCGCAGAAACGCCGCCTCTACGCCGAAGTGCTGGCCGGGCAGCGGTTCGGCAACGCCTTGGCGGAACTCGGAACCCGGACTGCCCACGACCGCACCACCCAACTGCGCCGCGACGGCGGCGGTTATCGCATCAACGGGCGCAAGTTCTACGCCACGGGAGCGATCTACGCTCAGCGCATCCCCACGTCGGTGGTGGATGAAAACGGCGTGCAGCAGTTGGCGTTCGTCCCGCGGGACAGCAAGGGGCTGTCGGTCATCGACGACTGGAGCGGCTTCGGCCAGCGCACCACCGGCAGCGGTTCGGTGGTGTTCGAAGATGTCTGGGTCGAGGCCGAGGACATCGTGCCGTTCCAGAGCGCCTTCGAGCGCCCCACGCCGGTCGGTCCACTGGCGCAGATCCTCCACGCCGCGATCGATACCGGCATCGCCCGCGCCGCTTACGAAGACGCCTTGCATTTTGTCCGCAGCAAGACCCGGCCGTGGATCGATGCCACCAGCGATATCGCCACCGAAGATCCACTCACCCTCAAGAGCTTCGGCCAGTTGGGCAGCCGCCTGCATGCCGCCGAGGCGTTGCTGGAGCGCGCTGGCGAGTTTCTCGACCGGGCCCAGGCCGACCCTCATGCCGAAACGGTCGCCGCGGCCTCGATTGCCGTGGCTGAAGCCCGGGCCATCAGCACCGAGGTTTCCCTGGCCATCGGTAGCACATTGTTCGAGCTGGCCGGCAGCCAGGCAACCCTGGTCGAACACGGCCTGGATCGTCACTGGCGCAACGCCCGGGTGCACACCCTCCACGACCCGGTGCGCTGGAAATATCACGCCGTGGGCAATTTCTACCTCAACGATGAGAAACCGCCGCTGCGAGGAACCATCTGA
- a CDS encoding LLM class flavin-dependent oxidoreductase yields MAQGKKKILLNAFNMNCIGHINHGLWTHPQDTSTQYNTLEYWTGLAQLLERGLFDGLFIADVVGVYDVYQQSVEVTLKESIQLPVNDPLLLVSAMAAATRHLGFGLTANLTYEPPYLFARRMSTLDHLSRGRVGWNIVTGYLDSAARAMGLAAQVEHDRRYDQADEYLQVLYKLWEGSWENDAVLNDRQRRIYAQPEKVHKVRHQGEFYQVEGYHLCEPSPQRTPVLFQAGSSERGLAFAGRHAECVFISGQDKAATRKQVDKVRASAVQAGRNPEDIKVFMGLNVIVGETEAAAWAKHAEYLGYASAEAGVAHFSASTGIDFSRYELDEPIQYVKSNAIQSATRILQANDWTRRKLLEQHALGGRYITVVGSPGQVADELESWVAEAGLDGFNLTRIVTPQSYVDFIDLVIPELQRRGSYKTEYDDGTLREKLFRTGAHLPERHTGSTYRH; encoded by the coding sequence ATGGCGCAGGGCAAGAAGAAGATCCTGCTCAATGCGTTCAACATGAACTGCATCGGGCACATCAACCATGGCTTGTGGACTCACCCTCAGGACACGTCGACCCAGTACAACACCCTCGAATACTGGACCGGCCTGGCACAACTGCTGGAGCGCGGGTTGTTCGACGGCTTGTTCATCGCCGATGTGGTGGGCGTCTACGACGTCTACCAGCAATCGGTGGAGGTCACCCTCAAGGAGTCGATCCAGCTGCCGGTGAACGATCCCCTGCTGCTGGTCTCGGCGATGGCGGCTGCCACCCGCCACCTGGGGTTCGGCCTCACCGCCAACCTGACCTATGAGCCGCCGTACCTGTTCGCCCGGCGCATGAGCACCCTCGACCATCTGAGTCGCGGCCGGGTCGGCTGGAACATCGTCACCGGCTACCTGGACAGCGCCGCCCGGGCCATGGGCCTGGCCGCCCAGGTCGAACATGACCGCCGCTACGACCAGGCCGATGAATACCTGCAAGTGCTCTACAAGCTCTGGGAAGGCAGTTGGGAAAACGACGCGGTGCTCAACGACCGGCAGCGGCGGATCTACGCCCAACCGGAAAAAGTGCACAAGGTCCGGCACCAGGGCGAGTTCTACCAGGTCGAGGGCTACCACCTGTGCGAACCGTCGCCCCAGCGCACGCCAGTGTTGTTCCAGGCCGGCAGTTCGGAGCGCGGCCTGGCGTTCGCCGGGCGGCATGCCGAGTGTGTCTTCATCAGTGGCCAGGACAAGGCCGCGACCAGGAAGCAGGTGGACAAGGTACGCGCCAGCGCCGTCCAGGCCGGGCGCAATCCCGAGGACATCAAGGTGTTCATGGGCCTGAACGTGATTGTCGGCGAGACCGAAGCGGCAGCCTGGGCCAAACATGCCGAGTACCTGGGCTACGCCAGTGCCGAGGCCGGGGTCGCACATTTTTCCGCGTCGACCGGCATCGATTTTTCCCGGTATGAACTGGACGAGCCGATCCAGTACGTGAAGAGCAACGCCATCCAGTCCGCCACCCGGATCCTGCAGGCCAACGACTGGACCCGGCGCAAGCTCCTGGAGCAACACGCCCTGGGGGGACGCTACATCACCGTGGTCGGTTCGCCCGGGCAGGTGGCCGACGAGCTGGAATCCTGGGTCGCCGAGGCCGGTCTGGATGGCTTCAACCTGACCCGCATCGTGACGCCCCAGAGCTATGTGGATTTCATCGACCTGGTGATTCCCGAGCTGCAGCGACGCGGGTCGTACAAGACCGAATACGACGACGGCACCCTGCGGGAAAAACTGTTCCGCACGGGGGCGCATTTGCCCGAACGACACACCGGTTCGACCTACCGACACTGA
- a CDS encoding MetQ/NlpA family ABC transporter substrate-binding protein: MTMQRLTLPVKALALALGLFSSALFAADAPLKIGTTAAFAIPLEAAVEEAGKQGLKVELVEFSDWIAPNVSLASGDIDVNYFQHIPFLENAKAAAGFDLVPFAPGIINNVGLYSKRFKSFDELPEGASVAIANDPINSGRGLQLLAKAGLITLKPGVGYKATEEDIVANPKKLRILQVEAVQLVRAYEDADLVQGYPAYIRLANTFDATSALLFDGLDHKEYVIQFVIQPKSKDDPRLIKFVDIYQHSPAVRTALDKAHGKLYQAGWEG; the protein is encoded by the coding sequence ATGACCATGCAACGCCTGACCCTGCCAGTCAAAGCACTGGCCCTGGCCCTCGGCCTGTTCAGCTCGGCGCTGTTCGCCGCCGACGCACCGTTGAAGATCGGCACCACCGCTGCGTTCGCCATTCCCCTGGAAGCTGCCGTGGAGGAGGCCGGCAAGCAGGGCCTGAAGGTCGAGCTGGTGGAGTTCAGCGACTGGATCGCGCCCAACGTCAGCCTGGCCTCCGGCGATATCGACGTGAATTATTTCCAGCACATTCCGTTCCTGGAAAACGCCAAGGCCGCCGCCGGTTTTGACCTGGTGCCGTTCGCCCCGGGCATCATCAACAACGTGGGTCTTTATTCGAAGCGCTTCAAAAGCTTCGACGAACTGCCCGAAGGCGCAAGCGTCGCCATCGCCAACGACCCGATCAACAGCGGCCGCGGCTTGCAATTACTGGCCAAGGCCGGGCTGATCACCCTCAAGCCGGGCGTGGGCTACAAGGCCACCGAAGAAGACATCGTGGCCAATCCGAAGAAACTCCGGATCCTGCAAGTCGAGGCCGTGCAACTGGTGCGGGCCTATGAAGACGCCGACCTGGTGCAGGGCTACCCCGCCTACATCCGCCTGGCGAACACCTTCGACGCCACTTCCGCCCTGCTGTTCGACGGACTCGACCACAAGGAATACGTCATCCAGTTCGTGATCCAGCCCAAGAGCAAGGACGACCCACGGCTGATCAAGTTCGTCGACATCTACCAACATTCGCCCGCCGTGCGCACAGCCCTGGACAAAGCCCATGGCAAGCTCTACCAGGCCGGCTGGGAAGGTTGA
- a CDS encoding methionine ABC transporter ATP-binding protein — protein sequence MNAINARLRLETPPLQSAEHTELHPQLNRAHVRFIGVGKTYSGSQGPVAALQGIDLAIQRGEVFGIIGRSGAGKSSLIRTINRLEQPTSGRVLIDQVDIGGFDEDQLVALRRRVGMIFQHFNLMSAKTVWQNVELPLKVAGVPKAQRQRKVHELLELVGLQGKHKAYPAQLSGGQKQRVGIARALVHDPQILLCDEATSALDPQTTQSILALLRQINRRLGLTIVLITHEMAVIREVCDRVVVLDQGRIVEQGPVWEVFGNPRHEVSRTLLAPLQQALPDELQGRLQAQPASADAAAVLRLQFTGTGHDEPDLAALFSALGGRVRLLQGGIERIQGHGLGQLLLAVSGSAWNVEQLRERAGQWAQRVEVLGYVV from the coding sequence ATGAATGCCATCAATGCTCGACTCAGGCTTGAAACACCCCCTCTCCAGAGCGCCGAACACACCGAGCTGCATCCGCAATTGAACCGCGCCCATGTGCGCTTCATCGGCGTAGGCAAGACCTACAGCGGCAGCCAAGGGCCGGTGGCCGCGCTGCAGGGCATCGACCTGGCGATCCAGCGCGGCGAAGTGTTCGGCATCATCGGCCGCAGCGGGGCCGGCAAGTCTTCGCTGATCCGCACGATCAATCGCCTCGAACAGCCCACCAGCGGTCGCGTGCTGATCGATCAGGTGGACATCGGCGGATTCGATGAGGACCAGTTGGTAGCGCTGCGTCGACGTGTCGGCATGATCTTCCAGCACTTCAACCTGATGTCGGCCAAGACCGTATGGCAGAACGTCGAGCTGCCCCTCAAGGTGGCCGGCGTGCCCAAGGCGCAGCGCCAGCGCAAAGTCCATGAACTGCTGGAGCTGGTGGGCCTGCAAGGCAAGCACAAGGCCTACCCGGCGCAGCTGTCGGGTGGCCAGAAACAGCGGGTAGGCATCGCCAGGGCCCTGGTGCACGATCCGCAGATCCTGCTTTGCGACGAGGCCACCTCGGCCCTGGACCCGCAGACCACCCAGTCGATCCTGGCCCTGCTGCGCCAGATCAATCGACGGCTGGGCCTGACCATCGTGCTGATCACTCATGAGATGGCGGTGATCCGGGAGGTCTGCGACCGCGTGGTGGTGCTCGATCAAGGTCGAATCGTCGAACAGGGACCGGTCTGGGAAGTATTCGGCAACCCGCGACATGAAGTCAGCCGGACACTGCTGGCCCCATTGCAACAGGCCCTGCCAGACGAACTGCAAGGCCGCCTGCAAGCGCAACCGGCGTCGGCGGATGCCGCTGCGGTGCTGCGCCTGCAATTCACCGGCACGGGGCATGACGAACCGGACCTCGCCGCCTTGTTCAGCGCCTTGGGCGGACGGGTGCGATTGCTCCAGGGCGGCATCGAACGGATCCAGGGGCACGGTCTCGGACAATTGCTGCTGGCGGTAAGCGGCTCGGCGTGGAATGTCGAGCAATTGCGCGAGCGGGCCGGCCAGTGGGCACAGCGAGTGGAGGTGTTGGGTTATGTGGTTTGA
- a CDS encoding methionine ABC transporter permease: protein MWFDRLLQGLVDTFLMVGVSSLIALLAGIPLAVILVTSGKGGIYEAPALNRALGAFVNLFRSIPFLILMVALIPFTRWVVGTTYGVWAAVVPLTIAATPFFARIAEVSLREVDHGLIEAAQAMGCRRRHIVWHVLLPEALPGIVAGFTITLVTMINSSAMAGAIGAGGLGDIAYRYGYQRFDSQVMLTVIVLLVMLVALIQLSGDRLARRLNKR from the coding sequence ATGTGGTTTGATCGGTTATTGCAGGGTCTGGTCGATACGTTCCTGATGGTGGGCGTGTCGTCGCTGATCGCGCTACTGGCGGGCATTCCGCTGGCGGTGATCCTGGTCACCAGCGGCAAGGGCGGGATCTACGAAGCGCCGGCGCTGAACCGCGCCCTCGGTGCGTTCGTGAACCTGTTCCGCTCGATCCCCTTCCTGATCCTGATGGTGGCACTGATCCCGTTCACCCGGTGGGTCGTCGGCACCACTTACGGCGTATGGGCCGCCGTGGTGCCACTGACCATCGCCGCCACGCCGTTCTTCGCCCGCATCGCGGAAGTCAGCCTTCGGGAAGTCGACCACGGCCTGATCGAGGCCGCCCAGGCCATGGGTTGCCGGCGCAGGCATATCGTCTGGCATGTATTGCTGCCCGAAGCGCTGCCAGGCATCGTCGCGGGGTTCACCATTACCCTGGTGACCATGATCAACTCCTCGGCCATGGCCGGAGCGATCGGTGCCGGCGGCCTGGGCGACATCGCCTACCGTTACGGCTACCAGCGTTTCGACAGCCAGGTCATGCTCACGGTCATCGTGCTGCTGGTGATGCTGGTGGCGCTGATCCAACTGAGCGGGGATCGACTGGCGCGGCGGCTGAACAAGCGCTGA
- a CDS encoding class I SAM-dependent methyltransferase has product MKHTPDDLRAITTTTLGHYTAVAESFREGTRDHDVSQNIDALLRHIQGPAPFHILDFGCGPGRDLQTFTRMGHVAIGLDGSPAFARMARQDSGCEVWQQDFLELDLPDERFDGIFANAVLFHIPVQELPRVLKQLRATLKPGGVLFSSNPRGENQEGWNGQRFGAYHDLAAWRALLTEAGFVELEHYYRPAGLPREQQPWLASVWRRPA; this is encoded by the coding sequence ATGAAACACACACCCGACGACCTGCGCGCCATCACCACCACGACCCTGGGCCACTACACTGCCGTGGCCGAAAGCTTCCGCGAAGGGACCCGTGACCACGACGTCAGCCAGAACATCGATGCGCTGCTGCGGCATATCCAGGGCCCGGCCCCCTTCCACATTCTCGATTTCGGCTGCGGCCCCGGTCGTGACCTGCAGACGTTCACGCGCATGGGCCATGTCGCGATCGGCCTCGATGGTTCACCGGCATTCGCCCGTATGGCGCGCCAGGACAGTGGCTGCGAAGTGTGGCAACAGGACTTCCTGGAACTCGACCTGCCGGACGAGCGCTTCGACGGGATCTTCGCCAACGCCGTCCTGTTCCATATTCCCGTCCAGGAACTGCCCCGGGTGCTCAAGCAGTTGCGCGCCACGCTCAAGCCCGGCGGCGTGCTGTTCAGCTCCAACCCACGGGGTGAAAACCAGGAAGGCTGGAACGGCCAGCGTTTCGGCGCCTACCATGACCTCGCGGCCTGGCGCGCCTTGCTCACGGAGGCGGGCTTCGTGGAGCTGGAGCACTACTACCGGCCGGCGGGGTTGCCACGGGAACAACAGCCTTGGTTGGCAAGTGTCTGGCGCAGGCCTGCTTAG
- a CDS encoding transporter substrate-binding domain-containing protein, with product MRFLPGLICLLPLLSPLAHAELIDDINDRGELRIALEADTAPFNFKEDGKLTGFEVELGQMLAGELDVRADFVVTDAADLLSGVESGKYDVAINHIALTPELAERFDTSATYSQPDARLLASKEPEQRPLVMAQSFQPEEENEPAPSLVIPFQKGNPAFKASLDNALTRIKEDGRLEQLSQKWLKKQE from the coding sequence ATGCGCTTTCTGCCTGGCCTGATTTGCCTGCTACCCCTTTTGAGCCCCTTGGCCCATGCCGAACTGATCGACGATATCAACGACCGCGGTGAACTGCGCATTGCCCTCGAAGCCGACACGGCCCCTTTCAACTTCAAGGAAGACGGCAAGCTCACCGGTTTTGAAGTGGAGCTGGGCCAGATGCTGGCCGGTGAACTCGATGTCCGTGCCGATTTCGTGGTGACCGATGCCGCAGACCTCTTGAGCGGCGTGGAAAGTGGCAAATACGATGTCGCCATCAACCACATAGCACTGACCCCGGAACTGGCAGAACGTTTCGATACCAGCGCCACGTACAGTCAACCGGATGCTCGATTGTTGGCGAGCAAGGAGCCGGAGCAACGTCCCTTGGTGATGGCGCAGTCGTTCCAGCCGGAGGAAGAGAACGAGCCTGCGCCAAGCCTGGTGATTCCGTTCCAGAAGGGCAATCCGGCATTCAAGGCCAGCCTGGACAACGCGTTGACGCGTATCAAGGAGGACGGGAGGCTGGAGCAGCTGTCGCAGAAGTGGTTGAAAAAACAGGAGTGA
- a CDS encoding DUF4399 domain-containing protein produces the protein MKSFMSRAVLTGLLLGTSMLAVAATPAPKGAQVFIVSPEDGATVPQEFKVKFGVKGIALAPAGDVTKNTGHHHLLVDVDKLPAAGAPIPTDANHMHFGKAQTEATIKLAPGKHTLQLELGDTGHIPFEPPIVSKKITVNVK, from the coding sequence ATGAAAAGCTTTATGTCACGTGCAGTGTTGACTGGCCTGTTGTTGGGGACTTCGATGCTGGCTGTAGCGGCGACCCCCGCTCCAAAAGGCGCGCAAGTATTCATCGTTTCCCCGGAAGACGGCGCCACCGTTCCCCAGGAGTTCAAGGTCAAGTTCGGGGTAAAGGGCATTGCCCTGGCCCCAGCCGGTGATGTGACAAAGAACACCGGGCACCACCATCTGCTGGTCGATGTGGACAAACTGCCCGCCGCGGGTGCGCCGATCCCCACCGACGCCAACCACATGCACTTCGGCAAGGCACAGACCGAAGCCACCATCAAGCTGGCCCCGGGCAAACATACCTTGCAGCTGGAACTGGGCGATACCGGTCATATCCCGTTCGAACCCCCGATCGTATCCAAGAAAATCACGGTGAACGTGAAGTAA
- the serA gene encoding phosphoglycerate dehydrogenase: MSKTSLDKSKIKFLLLEGVHQSAVDVLKSAGYTSIEYITSSLPEAQLKEKIADAHFIGIRSRTQLTEEIFDHAKKLVAVGCFCIGTNQVDLDAARERGIAVFNAPYSNTRSVAELVLAEAILLLRGIPEKNASCHRGGWIKSAANSFEIRGKKLGIVGYGSIGTQLSVLAEGLGMQVFFYDTVTKLPLGNATQVNDLHELLGMSDIVTLHVPETPATQWMIGEKEIRAIKKGGILINAARGTVVKLEALAEAIKDKHLIGAAIDVFPVEPRSNDDIFESPLRGLDNVILTPHIGGSTAEAQANIGLEVAEKLVKYSDNGTSVSSVNFPEVALPAHPGKHRLLHIHENIPGVMSEINKVFAENGINISGQFLQTNEKVGYVVIDVDAEYSDLAQEKLQHVNGTIRCRVLF, encoded by the coding sequence ATGAGCAAGACTTCTCTCGATAAGAGCAAGATCAAGTTCCTTCTTCTCGAAGGCGTCCACCAATCGGCTGTCGACGTCCTCAAGTCGGCGGGCTACACCAGCATCGAGTACATCACCAGTTCTCTGCCGGAAGCCCAGCTCAAGGAAAAGATCGCCGATGCTCACTTCATCGGCATTCGCTCCCGTACCCAATTGACCGAAGAGATCTTCGACCACGCCAAGAAACTGGTAGCGGTCGGCTGCTTCTGCATCGGCACCAACCAGGTTGACCTCGACGCGGCCCGCGAGCGCGGTATCGCGGTGTTCAACGCACCGTACTCCAACACCCGTTCCGTCGCCGAGCTGGTGCTGGCCGAAGCGATCCTGCTGCTGCGCGGTATCCCCGAGAAAAACGCTTCCTGCCACCGTGGCGGCTGGATCAAGAGTGCCGCCAACTCCTTCGAGATCCGCGGCAAGAAGCTGGGTATCGTCGGCTATGGCTCGATCGGCACCCAACTGTCTGTCCTGGCCGAAGGCCTGGGCATGCAGGTGTTCTTCTACGACACCGTGACCAAGCTGCCGTTGGGCAATGCCACCCAGGTCAATGACCTGCACGAGTTGCTGGGTATGTCCGACATCGTCACCCTGCACGTTCCGGAAACCCCGGCGACCCAGTGGATGATCGGCGAGAAGGAAATCCGTGCGATCAAGAAGGGCGGCATCCTGATCAACGCCGCGCGTGGCACCGTGGTCAAGCTCGAGGCCCTGGCCGAGGCGATCAAGGACAAGCACCTGATCGGCGCCGCCATCGACGTGTTCCCGGTGGAGCCCCGCTCCAACGACGATATCTTCGAAAGCCCGCTGCGTGGCCTGGACAACGTGATCCTGACCCCGCACATCGGTGGTTCCACTGCCGAGGCCCAGGCCAACATCGGTCTGGAAGTGGCGGAAAAACTGGTCAAGTACAGCGACAACGGTACTTCGGTGTCGTCGGTCAACTTCCCGGAAGTGGCCCTGCCGGCACACCCTGGCAAGCACCGCCTGCTGCACATCCACGAGAACATCCCGGGCGTGATGAGCGAGATCAACAAGGTCTTCGCCGAAAACGGCATCAACATTTCCGGTCAGTTCCTGCAGACCAACGAGAAAGTCGGCTACGTCGTGATCGACGTCGATGCCGAATACTCGGACCTGGCCCAGGAGAAGCTGCAACACGTCAACGGCACCATCCGCTGCCGCGTGCTGTTCTGA